The Juglans microcarpa x Juglans regia isolate MS1-56 chromosome 2D, Jm3101_v1.0, whole genome shotgun sequence DNA window GACAATAAAACTCAAGAGCCATGTCCCAAGGATAACTGTCCAGTAAAGACAAACAAGCATTGCACAAGCGAGAGAATGGCCTGCTAGCAGGATGAGTAGGAGCCTTACAGACTTCTACGCCAAAATTCCCCCAAGCCAGtcaccaaaacaaaagaaatgagaaagatcggaaaagaaaagaagtaaaGAACAAGGTAtttttactaattaatatatacaagtcGTTGGGCAAAAAATTGCAAGTACATGtgtatagccaaaagaaaaagaaaaaggaagaacaaAGCAATAAAGCCTTCAAGTCTCAGTGCCGAGAGCACAAGCCTCGATAGTAGCAAGAGCAGGATTATCCGGCTCTGCAGTGACCGATGCAGGAAAAACTGGATCTGGGAAAGCATTGGGCATCTCCTTCCTTCCCAAGTCGCGATTGGTTTTGAAGGCCACTGTGCTAGTAGGAATCTTGGGGGGCGAGAATCAAACCTTCAAATgagagcgagagagaaagaggggggggggggggggataagATTTCATTACCTAGACGcacttctattttttatttgctagAAACTATATGTAAGGTGATTTTCCCCCATTATGCATAGGAAGTCTGCGGATGAAAGAGAAGTAAGATTAAAGGCCCAGCCTATGGCAAATAGTCTTCAACTTGGTCCACGGGAAAAGTCCTATGGATACAATCTGCAAGAGGGATGGTGTTGCAGGGGATGAGACTCATCGATCTGAAGGCCCCTCGAGTAGTGTCCAGCCCTCAAGTACTTGTTCGCATAACGGGCGTAATATATGGGGAGCTTTTGATCTACTGATAGGAAAAATATCAACAGACCATCAAGAAGATAGTCTGAGAGAAAGAGGTTGGAGAACCATACCGCATTAATGGCTCCACTACCTAggcaacacgccacattaatgatgtcgTCGCAGATGCACGCCGCATTTAAAAACTCTGACACAGATAATAGTATGAAGGACACAGACTTTATGGGGGCAAGCACGATCCCCCCTCCcaacttataatataaataacagATCTTAAGTACAAGGAtatctctctgatccctagactgtattatttatttacaaccttctaaaaatatttactgaTAGTAGTATCAGAGGTTATCCAACTCCAAGGTCGCCCACTCCATGTTACACTTATCTCTATCTTTTACAAATCCGTTTTCAAAGACTTGAATTGTTAGAACTTAGTCTAAAAGAGCTTGTTAAACACGATTATACGTAGGATGTAAATCGACCTTTAGAACCGCCACAGCCTTTCTCAACTTAtatttcttagaaaataaaatataaaataatcaaaaactcctaaaaatttttttttttagcaactcGGACTCGTAAAGATTTCTTGAACGGTATCTCTCCCGCGCTGGTAGTTTTTTCCGTCACGCAAAGACAAAAGCGGTTGCTTGGAGCGTGAGGGAACAATAATCCACGAGGTGACACGTGCAACTAAGCTGCAGAGCTTGCTTTGGCCACCGTACCATGCTAGCCAGAAGAAGATTCACCTTAGGTTTCTCCTGATTTTAAGGACAACCTTTGGCTCTCAAACTGCCATGTCAGCACTGACACCATCTCACGCATAAATTTCTTCTCTTAATTTCTTTGgacaaatatttcaaatattcaactacCACTCACGAaaactaacttaaaaaaaaaaaaatatcgttCATATCAATTTCTCACTCTTCCTTCCTTTCCCCTGTTTCACTCAATCGCATGCTCATAATGGCTCAACTGCTTTCTCCTGTATGCACAGAATCTCTGAAATTCCAAAACCCATTATTGAATATTTGCTCATTGAGCTCATGGCGCATGTTAGAAAGGATCAGAACTCCTTGGACTGTGGTGGGTCGTGGTGCCAAGAGAAGAGGTACTGGCAGACTCAGGGTTGCAACTGACGGCTCGGCTTCCACCGAGGCCGTCGCCGATGATTATTATGCGGTTTTGGGTCTGGTAATCTTCTAATTTCTGAATTCggttttgtttgtttcatgAAAAAATGTGGGAAGGAAAAAGTAAATCAGGACTTTATGATTTAAGATTTTCATCGTCGGTCAAAAAATATGCTCCAGTTAAGTAACAGCATTAGAAAATTTTTTGAGTTGTTActctttcaaatttctttttatttggaaCCAAAAACAACGACTACGTAGTGCACGCAATTTTGTTCTGTTTGTTTCAATTTCCTGTCTTTtatcagcaaccaaacaaagtTTATTGTTGATACTTTGTTTTGTATTGATTGTTTTGAGCCAAAATAtgtgtaagtttttttttgcaAACCAAAATGTGTCAATTACTAGGACATGGGAGTTACTAGATGCGTATGTTGTGGATCCCGAACGTGGGCTTCAATCAGTATGTGTCCGTTATAAGAACTTTCCGGTTGTAGCAGTCCAAACAAATGGTTATTTGCTTGTGATTGTATCATTTGAATGGATGTTAATTAAGTTAGAGAGCAAGTCTTCAATtcttaaatgtataaaaaatgtataaatatattcttaCTTGCGTTGaacaaaaaatgataatgttCGGCTTCTTATTCTTGAAATTTCTGGAAAGCAGAAAAACTGAAGGATACCAGTGATACCCTTATGTGCATGTTTATCTTAACGAGGTTATTTGTgagcaaatatcatttcttgatTGATACCTAGCTAGTGTTGGGTTTGTGGAGCTTGGTTTATTGTTGTGGCTGCCCGACTTGATGATCCAACCTGACAATGTTTCGTTATGGCCTTTGAGTGGATTTTCAATGAGGCTTGTGCTATAGAGCATAAGCTTGGGCCGATATGCTTGTGCTatgcaatttaaatgcatagaAGCTAATGGTAGGGACATAATCTCggtaagagaaatgatatttgcaatcttgGGGTGTGCAAGTCTTGTGCACTTCCTTTGAAAAATGTAGGTAAATCTGGAATCCGTatgaaaaaatcatatttttatggtGGAGCCCACCTTTTTCAAATGGAGTATGCGGGACTTGCACATTTTAGGACtgcatctaacattactctCTAGGTAAATATCAATTAGAGTTCAGAtaagtttgaaagtattttttaggAGAAAATCTGAACTTTTGAAGTATTAGGTACTTTAGACACAAAGTAATATAAAAAACGCAGGAAAATGATTTGGAAATTAGTTTTTAGGATTCTGACATATGTGGATATTTTTTGTATCACTGAAGACACATGAGGGTCAGATTATGTAAATTCAATAATAAAgcagcaaaaaaataaaaaataaaaaataaaaaacaaaaagaagaatttgAACTTGTTCAATCAGAGGGAAGTGATTGTGCATGGGGAATAAGTTAATGGAAATAGTTATGGTTGTGTTTTGTAAGAGTGTTTGTTTATCGCAAATCAATTTGTTAATCCTAAGGTTAACTTTGCTTGTTTGTGAGTACTGCTTTTTTCTGTAATAATTATATTGcagttcttttcatttctttcatttgttgTGTCTAACCGTTTGGCCTGATTTTACTAGCTTCCAGATGCGACACCTGGCCAGATCAAGAAAGCTTACTACAATTGCATGAAAGCTTGTCATCCAGACTTGAGTGGCAACGATCCAGAGACCACAAATTTCTGCATGTTCATAAACGAGGTCTATACGGTGGGTTCTCCTTTCATGTGAAATGCTTTAAGCTTGTAGGAGAATCTGAGTTAAACCAATTGTTGTGCTTCTACTATAAATGGACCATTGTAGTGCAGGTGCTTAGCGATCCTGTGCAGCGCATGGTTTATGACGAAATTCATGGCTATTCATTGACTGCGATCAACCCTTTCCTAGATGATTCCTGCCCAAAGGATCATGCATTTGTTGATGAATTTAGCTGTATAGGTATGTCAGGACAATGGACTTCTAGCTGTAAAACAACAAAGTTTTTAAGTTCTCTGGAATGCCTagttaaattgagattttataGCCAAGTATCCCCATGTCTCCAGAATATCCACAATTCCCCTTCTTTTTGATGTCAGCATCATCTCTTTGTATTCCTTTTGATATTTGAGAAGTAAAGAATTTCTATTACTCGCCAAGAATGGTTTTTGTATTGACTACAAGTGGAAAAAACTTAAGTAGGTTTTGATGCTGGCATCTGAGGGGAGTAATAGGGCTATGCTTCGTAGATATAGGGGATTCAAAGCTTCATAAATGGGAACCTTCATAGGTTTCTGCTGTCCATCTTTATGGTAAGATTCCAAAATGTTATTTCTAATTATACTGTTTAAATTCAATTGCAGCAAAATGTTATTGTGCTTTTTAGCTCTACATCGAGAAGTAA harbors:
- the LOC121248992 gene encoding chaperone protein dnaJ C76, chloroplastic isoform X2, translating into MLIMAQLLSPVCTESLKFQNPLLNICSLSSWRMLERIRTPWTVVGRGAKRRGTGRLRVATDGSASTEAVADDYYAVLGLLPDATPGQIKKAYYNCMKACHPDLSGNDPETTNFCMFINEVYTVLSDPVQRMVYDEIHGYSLTAINPFLDDSCPKDHAFVDEFSCIGCKNCANVTPDVFAIEEDFGRARAYSQCGNPELVQQAIDSCPVDCIHWTSAAQLSLLEDEMRRVERVNVALMLSGMGSASVDVFRMQQAKLRMMNQKDSGQGEQFWNNVWGKPSDYKNSEDEVKERAKRAAAAARRWREYSRRGVDKPPTFKLPEAISDEEN